The sequence below is a genomic window from Ruminococcus albus AD2013.
CTGAAACCGACTTGCCGAATTTAAGTGCCTGAGACATTGCTTGCATGTTAAGATCTTCTATACATACACAATCATAGGCATTGGCTATCTGTCTTGACTGTTTATGTAGAAAGTCCTTTCGTTGATTTGCAACTTTCTCATGCATTTTAGCAACCTTGATACGTTGTTTATTACGATTCTTAGAGCCTTTCTGCATAAGAGAAAGTTTTCTTTGTTCTCTTTTTAGCTTTTTTTCAGCTCTTCTGTAGTATCCGGGGTAAGCCGGTTCATTGCCGTTGCTGTCCTTATACAGCTCGTGCATCGAAAAGTCAAGCCCTAAGAAGTCATGCAGTTCCTGTTCCTGTACTTGGTTTTCGTACTCATACAGAATACTTGCATAGTATTTTCCGCTTGGAGTCTGACTTACTGTCACAGACTTGAGAACATATTCATCAGGAATGTTCCTGTGCTGTTTTACTTTGACTTGTCCGACTTTAGGTAATTTCAAGTATCCATTGGATATGGCTATGTTACCATTGATACAAACAGTAGAATAGCTGTTCTTTTTACATCTTTTTGATTTGAACCTGGGAAATCCTGTTTTAGGCTGTTTATAGAAGTTCTGAAACGCTGTATCCAGGTGTCGAAGCGACTGCTGCAATGATACGCTGTCCACTTCCCGTAAGAATGAGTATTTCTCCATTTTCTTAAGTTCAGCCATTTCTTTGGCACAAGCATTGCAACTTAAAGTTGTCTCATATTCTTTATACTGCTTGATTCTTTTGTATAACCAATAGTTATATACCAATCTCACACAGCCGAAGGTTTTGGCAAACAAAACCTTTTGCTCGTTATTTGGGTATATTCTGAATTTAAATGCTCTGTTTGCCATAGTGTTCACTCCTTTTATGGCTTTATGTTCTGATTTTTAATTCTTATAGTGTTGTATTAGTAGTATTATTTGATCTGTCTGACCTCCAAGTTATCAATTATTAACTACAAAACTATTATACAAGAAAATTAGTAATAATATAAACAGGGCTTCATTCCACAGCTGAAATAACGTGTGTTCTCGACCTGTTAAAAAAACTTTCCTCTTGTAAAGCAAGAATACGCTTTATTATCCAAATCCACTGTTTTTTAGCCACTCCATTTTATTCGACTGAATATTTTATGCTATGAGCATAGTGAAAAGTCCAGTGAGTAAGAAACACAATTCATCTCCCACCTAAGAGGTGGGAGTATTCTTGCTGAAAGAGGATAAAAGTATTTATTTTAATTACGCTAAGTGCTTGATTTTTGCTTTTTCACATTATAACATATTAACTGTCCGTTTGTACGGATTTCACTGTAAACATTTGTTCTTTTTGTTGAGCGACAAAACAAAATTATTTTTGTAGTGGAAATTGCACTATACGAAATTTTTAAAATTTGAAAAAATCTGCTATAATATAAATAAGAATCAAAAATACATTGACATATTGGAGTTAACGTGTTAAAATAAATAATAATAGAAATACTAATGAGGAGAATACAAAAATGAAAAAAATAATTTCTGTAGCTGTAGTTTCAGTTATGATCGTATCAGTTTTTGCATCTTGCGGTAACAATAATGTGATCGATGCAGAAGATACGAATGAAGTAATTGTAACTGTTTCAAATAAAGAAGAAAGCATTCCTGAAGAGGAGAAAGAAAATAATACGACCTCTGAAATAAAGGAAGATAAGCCTGTAACAACCGTTCCTGTAGAGATACCGGATAAGTATACAAAAAACAATGAGAATGGTGTAAAAGTAATCGGAACAACTAAATCTGAAACGACTAAAGTTACGACATCATACCGTCCGTTTGAAACAAATCAGGTATTTCCTAAAAATGGCGATCCGAAATC
It includes:
- the tnpB gene encoding IS200/IS605 family element RNA-guided endonuclease TnpB, whose product is MANRAFKFRIYPNNEQKVLFAKTFGCVRLVYNYWLYKRIKQYKEYETTLSCNACAKEMAELKKMEKYSFLREVDSVSLQQSLRHLDTAFQNFYKQPKTGFPRFKSKRCKKNSYSTVCINGNIAISNGYLKLPKVGQVKVKQHRNIPDEYVLKSVTVSQTPSGKYYASILYEYENQVQEQELHDFLGLDFSMHELYKDSNGNEPAYPGYYRRAEKKLKREQRKLSLMQKGSKNRNKQRIKVAKMHEKVANQRKDFLHKQSRQIANAYDCVCIEDLNMQAMSQALKFGKSVSDNGWGMFVTFLKNKLEEQGKRLVKIDKFFASSQTCSCCGYINKETKNLAIRAWDCPECGTHHDRDVNAAINIRNEGMRIALA